In Halorussus limi, a genomic segment contains:
- a CDS encoding carbohydrate ABC transporter permease, producing MSQSSQSIRRTLDRLFVPLTVGPTVLWIAGIIVYPTLQLFWSSLFWTNPITGAKEFVGLENFTDLLLGDAGGWFGVLNPTFVNFTWHTIVYVGFSVSISFLLGLGVALLLNKDLAGRGWLRTAVIVPWILPYVMSGLMWRWMFQAQYGAINGVLMQTGLIDNKIAFLSDGTLAMMALIIADVWVFTPFIIIILLAGLQNVPEQLYDAAEVDGASRWSRFWNVTYPFLKPSILVALTIRIIFDIRALDLVWVMTQGGPGKSTEVWASWLYRTAMVFGRPGEGAALGVVLLAVTFAIVAVLYKVFGETPYAT from the coding sequence ATGTCGCAATCGTCACAGTCGATACGCCGCACGCTCGACCGCCTGTTCGTCCCGCTCACAGTCGGGCCGACGGTTCTCTGGATAGCCGGTATCATCGTCTATCCGACGCTGCAACTGTTCTGGTCGAGCCTGTTCTGGACCAATCCGATAACGGGTGCCAAGGAGTTCGTGGGCCTCGAAAACTTCACGGACCTCCTGTTGGGCGACGCCGGGGGTTGGTTCGGCGTACTCAACCCGACGTTCGTGAACTTCACGTGGCACACCATCGTCTACGTGGGGTTCAGCGTCTCCATCTCGTTCCTGCTCGGACTGGGCGTCGCGCTCCTGTTGAACAAGGACTTGGCGGGTCGCGGCTGGCTTCGCACGGCGGTCATCGTGCCGTGGATTCTGCCGTACGTGATGAGCGGGCTGATGTGGCGCTGGATGTTTCAGGCCCAGTACGGAGCCATCAACGGCGTCCTGATGCAGACCGGTCTCATCGACAACAAGATTGCGTTTCTATCGGACGGGACGCTGGCGATGATGGCGCTGATAATCGCGGACGTCTGGGTGTTCACTCCGTTCATCATCATCATCCTGCTCGCAGGGCTGCAAAACGTCCCAGAACAGCTCTACGACGCCGCGGAGGTCGACGGCGCGAGCCGGTGGTCGCGCTTTTGGAACGTCACGTATCCGTTCCTCAAACCCTCCATCCTCGTCGCGCTCACCATCCGCATCATCTTCGACATCCGCGCCCTCGACCTCGTCTGGGTCATGACCCAGGGCGGCCCCGGAAAGAGCACCGAGGTGTGGGCGTCGTGGCTCTACCGGACCGCGATGGTGTTCGGTCGTCCCGGTGAGGGCGCCGCGCTCGGCGTCGTCCTGCTGGCGGTCACGTTCGCCATCGTCGCAGTGCTGTACAAGGTATTCGGCGAGACTCCCTACGCAACATGA
- a CDS encoding substrate-binding domain-containing protein, giving the protein MRNCGWDLGAVMKQTRRSFLKATGATGVAGVVGSASALAQNKSITFYNAGSLKYDPGTEKNIQRFEDETGITVNVNEVPWSNLKTTLITQWRNQGSQVDAFNGPTWWLADFVAANWIVPLDLPSDHVSKYPKNLQELIQFDGQAYMAPQLGKWGTYLYDKQAMQQNNVQQPPQNWDEIIQKGKKMSDGNQSGFAFTWANKDVFTFKQFLYQAGGQLFNENNEPTFVNKGVDVFENLLTPLRKQNIIPDGISTMGEGPVGDAFIGGSLATVESWTPLASRAWDSQDWSQERLGVAKPPKGPQSRATFQDTNGIGVSKFSQNKQAAKRFARFMSTTESVKTDMITEGNPAPVPEVYDMQEVKQEFPQKWLDVQQYNLKHAKSETYRAQPQVDNYLSNQITPALLGKKPPKQALQTAEKNITQLYKNLGIL; this is encoded by the coding sequence ATGCGGAATTGCGGGTGGGATTTGGGGGCAGTCATGAAACAGACACGCAGAAGCTTTCTGAAAGCGACCGGAGCAACGGGTGTGGCCGGTGTGGTGGGGAGCGCCTCCGCACTGGCTCAGAACAAGTCGATTACCTTCTACAACGCCGGGAGCCTGAAGTACGACCCCGGTACGGAGAAGAACATTCAGCGGTTCGAGGACGAGACGGGCATCACGGTCAACGTCAACGAGGTGCCGTGGTCGAACCTCAAGACGACGCTCATCACGCAGTGGCGCAACCAGGGGAGTCAGGTCGACGCGTTCAACGGGCCGACGTGGTGGCTGGCGGACTTCGTCGCGGCCAACTGGATCGTCCCGCTGGACCTGCCGAGCGACCACGTCTCGAAGTACCCGAAGAACCTGCAGGAACTCATCCAGTTCGACGGACAGGCCTACATGGCCCCGCAACTGGGCAAGTGGGGCACCTACCTCTACGACAAGCAGGCGATGCAGCAGAACAACGTCCAGCAACCGCCCCAGAACTGGGACGAGATCATCCAAAAGGGCAAGAAGATGAGCGACGGGAACCAGTCCGGGTTCGCGTTCACGTGGGCGAACAAGGACGTGTTCACGTTCAAGCAGTTCCTCTATCAGGCGGGCGGCCAACTGTTCAACGAGAACAACGAACCGACGTTCGTCAACAAGGGCGTCGACGTGTTCGAGAACCTGCTCACGCCGCTCCGAAAGCAGAACATCATCCCGGACGGCATCTCGACGATGGGCGAGGGACCGGTCGGCGACGCCTTCATCGGCGGCAGTCTCGCTACCGTCGAGTCGTGGACGCCGCTGGCGAGTCGCGCGTGGGACTCCCAAGACTGGAGCCAAGAGCGTCTCGGCGTCGCCAAGCCACCGAAAGGGCCCCAGAGCCGCGCGACGTTCCAAGACACCAACGGCATCGGCGTCTCGAAGTTCTCGCAGAACAAGCAGGCCGCGAAGCGGTTCGCCCGGTTCATGTCCACGACCGAGTCGGTCAAGACCGACATGATAACCGAGGGCAACCCCGCGCCAGTGCCGGAGGTCTACGACATGCAGGAAGTGAAACAGGAGTTCCCGCAGAAGTGGCTCGACGTTCAGCAGTACAACCTCAAGCACGCCAAGAGCGAGACCTACCGCGCCCAACCGCAGGTGGACAACTACCTCTCGAACCAGATCACCCCGGCACTGCTCGGTAAGAAGCCGCCGAAGCAGGCGCTACAGACCGCCGAGAAGAACATCACGCAACTCTACAAGAACCTCGGCATCCTGTAG
- a CDS encoding pyridoxal phosphate-dependent aminotransferase, translating to MVSERATRTTPFAAMDVLERANRMDDVVHLEVGEPDFDTPAAVTDAAVAALRAGETSYTSSKGKPKLRAAIAEYYDRRYGVDVSPDRIVVTSGSSPALLLAFSSLVDPGDEVVLTDPYYACYPNFVRQTGGRISTVPLSADDGFRPRADAFARTLSSDTEALLLNSPANPTGAVLDGGTLEELVALADDADATVVSDEVYHGLTYEGEDHTVLEYTDDAFVIDGFSKRFAMTGWRLGWMVAPPEYVGHVNRIAQNTLICAPNFVQSGGVAALESGDDFLDDVRDTYRERRDFLVSEVEDWGLSMGYTPGGAYYLLVDVSDLPGDAFDAADFFLEDAGVAMTPGPDFGTNAEECLRVSYANSAERLAEASERIQRALESVEISAAD from the coding sequence ATGGTATCGGAGCGCGCGACCCGGACGACCCCGTTCGCCGCGATGGACGTACTCGAACGGGCAAACCGCATGGACGACGTGGTACACCTCGAAGTAGGCGAACCCGACTTCGACACGCCGGCGGCAGTCACCGACGCGGCAGTCGCAGCGCTCCGGGCAGGCGAGACCAGTTACACGTCCTCGAAGGGCAAACCGAAACTCCGGGCGGCCATCGCAGAGTACTACGACCGGCGGTACGGCGTGGACGTGTCGCCCGACCGCATCGTCGTCACCTCAGGGTCCTCGCCCGCCCTCTTGCTGGCGTTCTCGTCGCTGGTGGACCCCGGCGACGAGGTGGTGTTGACCGACCCATACTACGCCTGCTACCCCAACTTCGTCCGCCAGACCGGCGGGCGCATCTCGACGGTTCCGCTGTCGGCCGACGACGGGTTCCGCCCGCGCGCGGACGCCTTCGCGCGCACGCTAAGTTCCGACACGGAGGCGCTGTTGCTCAACTCGCCCGCGAACCCGACCGGCGCGGTCCTCGACGGCGGAACGCTGGAGGAACTGGTGGCGCTGGCCGACGACGCCGACGCAACCGTGGTGTCCGACGAGGTGTACCACGGCCTGACCTACGAGGGCGAGGACCACACGGTGCTGGAGTACACCGACGACGCCTTCGTGATAGACGGCTTCTCGAAGCGGTTCGCGATGACCGGGTGGCGACTCGGGTGGATGGTCGCACCGCCGGAGTACGTCGGCCACGTCAACCGCATCGCGCAGAACACGCTCATCTGCGCGCCGAACTTCGTCCAGTCGGGCGGCGTCGCGGCGCTGGAATCCGGCGACGACTTCCTCGACGACGTGCGCGACACCTACCGCGAGCGCCGGGACTTCCTCGTGAGCGAAGTCGAAGACTGGGGACTGAGCATGGGGTACACGCCCGGCGGCGCGTACTACCTGCTCGTGGACGTGAGCGACCTGCCGGGCGACGCCTTCGACGCCGCGGACTTCTTCCTCGAAGACGCGGGCGTGGCGATGACGCCCGGTCCCGACTTCGGGACCAACGCCGAGGAGTGCCTGCGAGTGTCGTACGCCAACAGCGCCGAGCGACTGGCCGAGGCGTCCGAGCGCATCCAGCGCGCCTTGGAGAGCGTCGAGATTTCAGCGGCGGACTGA
- the lrpA1 gene encoding HTH-type transcriptional regulator LrpA1, protein MSTQSTEDRILSVLEEDAQASYAEIADRANVSKPTVRKYIEKLEDEGVIVGYSAEIDPKKLSSKSIAMVGIDVASEEYVEATRDLKNLDEVETLYSSSGDHMLMAEVRAADGDAVGDVISEKILNIEGVTAAHPSFLQERLK, encoded by the coding sequence ATGAGTACACAGTCTACGGAGGACCGAATCCTCTCGGTCCTCGAGGAGGACGCCCAAGCGTCCTACGCCGAAATCGCCGACCGGGCGAACGTCTCGAAGCCCACGGTCCGGAAATACATCGAGAAACTCGAAGACGAGGGGGTCATCGTGGGGTACTCGGCCGAAATCGACCCGAAGAAGCTCTCCAGCAAGTCCATCGCGATGGTGGGCATCGACGTGGCCAGCGAGGAGTACGTCGAGGCGACTCGCGACCTGAAGAACTTGGACGAGGTCGAGACGCTGTACTCGTCGTCGGGCGACCACATGCTCATGGCGGAAGTTCGCGCCGCGGACGGCGACGCCGTCGGCGACGTCATCAGCGAGAAGATTCTGAACATCGAGGGCGTGACGGCGGCCCACCCCTCGTTCCTGCAAGAGCGACTGAAGTAA
- a CDS encoding thiamine pyrophosphate-dependent enzyme produces the protein MSAFNAIGEEREINRDEFTPEIEPQATWCPGCGDFGVLKALKQAMPEVGRTPEETLLVTGIGCSGKLSSYFKSYGFHSIHGRALPVARAAKMANPDLEVVAAGGDGDGYGIGGNHFMHTARENHDMTYIVFDNEIFGLTKGQTSPTSPKGHKSKTQPHGSAKQPIRPLSLALTSGASYVARTAAVNPNQAKEILTEAMEHDGFAHVDFLTQCPTWNKDAKQYVPYIDVQDSDDYDFDITDRSEASEMMQKAENALYEGEVLTGRFYHDEDRPSYQEEKQATGDMPEEPLAERYFDEDYEWERSYDLLDRHK, from the coding sequence ATGAGTGCATTCAACGCAATCGGTGAAGAGCGAGAGATCAACAGAGACGAGTTCACGCCCGAAATCGAACCGCAGGCGACGTGGTGTCCGGGCTGTGGCGACTTCGGCGTCCTGAAGGCGCTGAAGCAAGCGATGCCCGAAGTCGGTCGTACCCCCGAGGAGACCCTGCTGGTCACGGGTATCGGTTGCTCGGGTAAGCTGTCGAGTTACTTCAAGAGCTACGGGTTCCACTCCATCCACGGCCGGGCGCTGCCGGTCGCTCGCGCGGCCAAGATGGCCAACCCCGACCTCGAAGTCGTCGCGGCGGGCGGCGACGGCGACGGCTACGGCATCGGCGGGAACCACTTCATGCACACCGCCCGAGAGAACCACGACATGACCTACATCGTCTTCGACAACGAGATCTTCGGGCTGACGAAGGGCCAGACCTCCCCGACCAGTCCGAAGGGCCACAAGTCGAAGACCCAGCCCCACGGCAGCGCCAAGCAGCCGATTCGGCCGCTGTCGCTCGCGCTGACCTCGGGTGCGTCCTACGTCGCCCGGACCGCGGCGGTCAACCCGAATCAGGCGAAGGAAATCCTGACGGAGGCGATGGAACACGACGGGTTCGCGCACGTGGACTTCCTCACCCAGTGCCCGACGTGGAACAAGGACGCCAAGCAGTACGTCCCGTACATCGACGTGCAGGACAGCGACGACTACGACTTCGACATCACCGACCGCAGCGAGGCGTCGGAGATGATGCAGAAGGCCGAGAACGCCCTCTACGAGGGCGAGGTCCTCACGGGTCGGTTCTACCACGACGAGGACCGACCGTCCTACCAGGAGGAGAAGCAGGCCACGGGCGACATGCCCGAGGAACCGCTGGCCGAGCGGTACTTCGACGAGGACTACGAGTGGGAGCGTAGCTACGACCTGCTCGACCGCCACAAGTAA
- a CDS encoding 2-oxoacid:acceptor oxidoreductase subunit alpha — MTNDELIWRIAGGSGDGIDSTSQNFAKALMRSGLNVFTHRHYPSRIRGGHTYVEIRAKDEPVKSRGDNYNFLLALGDSFARNPQEEAYYGNEEIKPLTENLDELREGGVIVYDSGLLDASEIENFDERVEENNWHVYDLDLRGLAKEHGREVMRNTAGVGATAALLDMDLQYIEDLMEDAMSGDVLEANLQILEEAYESVNEDYEHTHDLRAPTGTQEEEQVLVSGSHGIAYGSLDEGCRFISGYPMTPWTDVFTIMTQHLPDMGGISEQVEDEIAAASLAIGASHAGAKAMSGSSGGGFALMSEPLGLAEMTETPIVLVESMRAGGSTGMPTKPEQGDLEHVLYTSQGDSNRVVFAPGDAAECYEQTRKAFEIAYEYQIPAIVIYDQKLSGGHQTVPEDVFDEEPNPDIGSVVTEEDLEEAVQEAGRFKRYMYDADGERGGVSPRSLPGQKGGNYLASGNEHNEVGHISEDPDNRVLQMNRRMSKLESIRDELAENADHQTVYGPEDAEYGILSWGSTKGVVEEAVDVLNEQGHSVKAMNVSDMMPFAKDEVTAFLESVDEALVVEMNATAQFRRHVQGQLGRFGEKLYSLLKYDGNPFEPREVVSGFESRIGDDADLSQYNVRIESATGD; from the coding sequence ATGACTAATGACGAACTTATCTGGCGAATCGCGGGCGGTTCCGGCGACGGAATCGACTCGACGAGCCAGAACTTCGCCAAAGCGCTGATGCGCTCGGGCCTGAACGTCTTCACGCACCGACACTACCCGTCGCGCATCCGCGGTGGCCACACGTACGTAGAGATTCGGGCGAAAGACGAGCCCGTAAAGTCGCGGGGAGACAACTACAACTTCCTGCTCGCGCTGGGCGACAGCTTCGCCCGGAACCCGCAGGAGGAAGCCTACTACGGCAACGAGGAGATCAAGCCGCTGACGGAGAACCTCGACGAGCTTCGAGAGGGCGGGGTCATCGTCTACGACTCCGGCCTGCTCGACGCCAGCGAAATCGAGAACTTCGACGAGCGCGTCGAGGAGAACAACTGGCACGTCTACGACCTCGACCTGCGCGGCCTCGCCAAGGAACACGGTCGAGAGGTCATGCGCAACACGGCCGGCGTGGGCGCGACCGCCGCGCTGCTCGACATGGACCTCCAGTACATCGAGGACCTGATGGAGGACGCCATGAGCGGCGACGTGCTGGAGGCCAACCTCCAGATTCTCGAAGAGGCCTACGAGTCGGTCAACGAGGATTACGAACACACCCACGACCTGCGCGCCCCGACGGGGACGCAGGAAGAGGAGCAAGTCCTCGTCTCCGGTTCGCACGGCATCGCCTACGGATCGCTCGACGAGGGCTGTCGGTTCATCTCGGGCTACCCGATGACCCCGTGGACCGACGTGTTCACCATCATGACCCAGCACCTGCCGGACATGGGCGGCATCTCCGAGCAGGTCGAGGACGAAATCGCCGCGGCGTCGCTCGCCATCGGCGCGAGCCACGCCGGCGCGAAGGCGATGTCCGGGTCGTCGGGCGGCGGGTTCGCGCTGATGTCCGAACCGCTCGGTCTCGCGGAGATGACCGAGACGCCCATCGTCCTCGTGGAGTCGATGCGCGCCGGCGGTTCGACGGGGATGCCGACCAAGCCCGAACAGGGCGACCTCGAACACGTCCTGTACACGAGTCAGGGCGACTCCAACCGCGTCGTGTTCGCACCGGGCGACGCCGCGGAGTGTTACGAGCAGACTCGGAAGGCCTTCGAAATCGCCTACGAGTACCAGATTCCGGCCATCGTCATCTACGACCAGAAGCTCTCGGGCGGCCACCAGACCGTCCCCGAGGACGTGTTCGACGAGGAGCCGAACCCCGACATCGGAAGCGTCGTCACCGAGGAGGACCTCGAAGAGGCCGTGCAGGAAGCCGGTCGGTTCAAGCGGTACATGTACGACGCCGACGGCGAACGCGGCGGCGTCAGTCCGCGCTCGCTCCCCGGACAGAAGGGTGGCAACTACCTCGCCTCGGGTAACGAGCACAACGAAGTCGGCCACATCAGCGAGGACCCGGACAACCGCGTCCTCCAGATGAACCGCCGGATGTCGAAACTCGAGTCCATCCGCGACGAACTCGCGGAGAACGCCGACCACCAGACGGTCTACGGTCCCGAGGACGCCGAGTACGGCATCCTCAGTTGGGGCAGTACCAAAGGCGTCGTCGAGGAGGCCGTCGACGTACTGAACGAGCAGGGCCACTCGGTGAAGGCCATGAACGTCAGCGACATGATGCCGTTCGCCAAGGACGAAGTGACCGCGTTCCTCGAGAGCGTCGACGAGGCGCTGGTCGTCGAGATGAACGCCACGGCGCAGTTCCGCCGCCACGTTCAGGGCCAACTCGGCCGCTTCGGCGAGAAACTGTACAGTCTGCTCAAGTACGACGGCAACCCCTTCGAGCCTCGCGAGGTCGTCTCCGGCTTCGAGAGCCGAATCGGCGACGACGCCGACCTGAGCCAGTACAACGTCCGCATCGAATCCGCAACGGGTGACTAA
- a CDS encoding PKD domain-containing protein: MSKPTLIAVAVFLVVTTTAAGTIPTDDAASVTDATPANDAATPNEAPLADAGLDQDVTRGATVLLDATGSRDSDGRIERYEWSIRTPNGDTVAPDCADCARTRFTPTETGRYQVTITVTDDDGATRSDTLYVDVSPGSGPGVSVSGPTRPTEGSTATYTANLTVGAAALDYVVWKVDGTRIANHSLSAEQTTDAVTKHFPTAENRDVTATVYDADGLTNASSLTVAVQSDSDSPSESPESSTSTADGKSPRIAGDKVVTGSKPLRGRYDVRLDAPTTAVAAVEWRSTAGKISEGRSLTRTWEPGDHELYAVVTYADGSSNVATFADGTTTVTADPRPNVSFESLDRHGLISGAVRGVDEYENLNGLRVEVDGETVAVAGGTVRGRYRHDFGRQRTMRFSDAEFTPGEPYTVTVVATDERGQTVRASREIVPVEKPEIVRSEFVNGPVDSYHERLDPTRYAAHHVLEIDLNGVDPEKVDIQIQSRNDLAKRTDTNGLSRVEEGGKEHLVLHSFWFGESPGQYSTTAYVNYSNTYAHWESKSVSNFRVTPSKPELRLNVVNDGTKEYITREHGILVNASGSFDPDGTDLKYIWKYGAEPTKPDNSTAKFRSYERAASIVEDGYDLRAKRNFDFLNYFVPGISNTSVLSEEPYSDEETVRVQVETEPYHFAKETYYQDFSLGISVSNPAASVVEREKVEAERSGHSDATEDAYRYVWTIELPTESLASTTPSQTVTIYNRENARKKTEAELPQILVSGSSSKYWTDVTVQNLSYLVEKPRVRNVTVNEKETRDEYLKHGYEVRRTTGTTKYILEKKVKTQDAKYGTETKRFASRRLRKMFLQTSNAWYASGRHETQRTKVERFSQWHPSSEIEFKKKWHDSSLWNGERTGDTRRIKVESAEYRTQRKYRYENEIEKTKTIPVRRSKTRWVTKTATRTVERCSLRFGCEEVTQKYTYRTKETYTYRTTKTYTYTITKTETYWATSRHQSDHAFTGKKRRVKISDAVYETRFEVEYKTQRTETVTKYEAIRDKKVQDAVYEWRAKSETTDYVLARKQVSRNGWRMREAQATTWVLGRDDGTTKFWTPIYEAESDVVKTKATITGTLTTRSYDSRVGRVTEESELKSDTFTYEGAKSRQYIIGKIDRGEERLNWCRVKVACSKSNGGI, from the coding sequence ATGTCGAAGCCGACGTTGATCGCCGTCGCCGTCTTTCTCGTCGTGACGACCACTGCTGCCGGAACGATTCCAACGGACGATGCCGCGTCCGTCACGGACGCCACCCCGGCGAACGACGCCGCGACTCCGAACGAAGCACCGCTCGCAGACGCCGGTCTCGACCAAGACGTAACGAGAGGTGCGACCGTTCTCCTCGACGCCACGGGGTCGCGCGACTCCGACGGTCGCATCGAACGCTACGAGTGGTCGATTCGGACACCGAACGGCGACACGGTTGCGCCGGACTGCGCCGACTGTGCCCGAACTCGGTTCACACCGACCGAGACCGGTCGCTATCAGGTCACGATAACCGTCACTGACGACGACGGCGCGACGCGTTCGGACACGCTCTACGTCGACGTGTCACCCGGGTCGGGCCCCGGCGTCTCGGTCTCCGGACCGACGCGGCCGACCGAGGGTTCTACGGCGACCTACACCGCGAACCTCACGGTGGGGGCCGCTGCGCTCGACTATGTCGTCTGGAAGGTCGACGGTACTCGAATCGCCAACCACTCGCTCTCGGCCGAGCAGACGACCGACGCCGTGACGAAACACTTCCCCACTGCCGAGAATCGCGACGTTACTGCGACGGTCTACGACGCCGACGGACTCACGAACGCGAGTTCCCTCACCGTAGCGGTCCAGTCTGATTCGGATTCACCGTCCGAATCGCCGGAATCGAGTACGTCGACCGCCGATGGAAAGTCTCCTCGAATAGCGGGTGACAAGGTCGTGACTGGGTCGAAACCGCTCCGCGGCCGGTACGACGTTCGACTGGACGCTCCGACTACTGCCGTCGCCGCGGTAGAATGGCGAAGCACCGCCGGGAAAATCTCCGAGGGACGGTCACTGACCCGGACGTGGGAACCCGGCGACCACGAACTCTACGCCGTCGTGACTTACGCCGATGGCTCGTCGAACGTCGCCACGTTCGCCGACGGGACGACGACTGTCACGGCCGACCCTCGCCCGAACGTGTCGTTCGAATCGCTCGACCGACACGGTTTGATTTCGGGTGCGGTCCGTGGAGTCGACGAGTACGAGAATCTGAACGGACTCCGCGTCGAAGTGGACGGCGAGACCGTTGCAGTGGCCGGGGGCACCGTACGCGGTCGGTATCGTCACGATTTCGGCCGCCAGCGGACTATGCGCTTCTCCGACGCCGAGTTCACGCCCGGTGAACCATACACGGTGACCGTCGTTGCCACCGACGAACGGGGCCAGACCGTCCGGGCGAGTCGCGAAATCGTTCCGGTCGAGAAACCCGAAATCGTCCGGTCAGAGTTCGTCAACGGGCCGGTGGATTCGTATCACGAACGCCTTGATCCTACTCGATATGCGGCACATCACGTCTTGGAAATTGATTTGAACGGTGTAGACCCTGAAAAGGTGGATATCCAAATTCAGTCAAGGAATGATCTTGCCAAAAGAACCGACACTAATGGACTTAGCCGAGTAGAAGAAGGAGGCAAGGAGCACTTAGTACTGCATAGTTTCTGGTTTGGAGAATCACCAGGCCAGTACAGCACAACTGCGTACGTTAACTACTCAAATACATATGCCCATTGGGAAAGTAAAAGCGTGTCAAATTTCCGAGTTACACCTAGTAAACCAGAACTTCGACTGAATGTCGTCAACGACGGCACAAAGGAGTATATCACCCGAGAACACGGTATCCTAGTAAATGCGTCCGGTTCGTTCGACCCAGACGGTACGGATCTCAAATATATCTGGAAATACGGGGCAGAACCCACGAAACCCGACAATTCCACGGCGAAGTTTCGGTCTTACGAGCGAGCGGCGAGTATCGTCGAAGACGGCTACGACCTGCGAGCGAAGCGGAACTTCGACTTCTTGAACTACTTCGTTCCGGGCATTTCCAACACGAGTGTTCTGAGCGAAGAACCGTACTCTGACGAGGAAACGGTTCGGGTCCAAGTAGAAACGGAACCGTATCACTTCGCAAAAGAGACGTACTATCAGGACTTCTCGTTGGGGATCTCGGTGTCGAATCCCGCTGCGAGCGTCGTCGAGCGAGAGAAGGTCGAAGCCGAGCGAAGCGGCCATTCAGACGCGACCGAAGACGCATATCGATACGTCTGGACTATCGAACTCCCCACCGAATCGCTCGCCTCGACTACACCGTCTCAAACCGTGACGATTTACAACCGAGAGAACGCTCGGAAGAAGACCGAAGCGGAGCTACCGCAAATTCTCGTTTCGGGAAGCAGTAGTAAGTACTGGACTGACGTCACTGTACAAAATCTCTCCTATTTGGTCGAGAAGCCTCGCGTAAGAAACGTGACGGTCAACGAGAAGGAGACTCGGGACGAGTATCTCAAGCATGGATACGAAGTTCGGCGGACGACCGGAACCACGAAATACATCCTCGAAAAGAAGGTTAAGACGCAGGACGCGAAGTACGGAACCGAAACCAAGCGCTTCGCCAGTCGGCGCCTCCGGAAGATGTTTCTACAAACGTCGAATGCGTGGTACGCCTCCGGACGTCACGAGACGCAGCGAACCAAGGTCGAACGGTTCTCCCAGTGGCACCCGTCCTCGGAAATAGAATTCAAGAAGAAGTGGCACGATTCGAGCCTCTGGAACGGTGAGCGGACCGGTGACACCCGCAGAATAAAAGTCGAATCTGCCGAGTACCGGACGCAGCGCAAGTACCGCTACGAAAACGAGATAGAGAAAACGAAGACGATTCCGGTACGACGGAGCAAAACTCGATGGGTAACGAAAACCGCTACACGGACGGTGGAGCGTTGTAGTCTCAGGTTCGGTTGCGAAGAGGTGACCCAGAAGTACACTTACAGGACGAAGGAAACGTACACCTACAGAACGACGAAGACTTACACGTACACGATCACGAAGACGGAAACGTACTGGGCGACTTCGAGGCACCAGTCGGACCACGCGTTTACCGGAAAGAAGAGACGAGTAAAAATCTCGGATGCGGTCTACGAAACTCGCTTCGAGGTTGAGTACAAGACTCAACGCACGGAGACCGTGACGAAGTACGAGGCGATACGCGACAAGAAAGTCCAGGATGCGGTCTACGAGTGGCGGGCAAAATCGGAGACGACGGACTACGTACTCGCGAGAAAGCAAGTGTCCCGAAACGGCTGGCGGATGAGGGAGGCACAGGCCACTACGTGGGTTCTCGGCAGAGACGATGGCACGACGAAGTTCTGGACGCCGATATACGAAGCCGAAAGCGACGTCGTCAAAACCAAAGCTACCATCACCGGGACGCTCACGACCCGATCCTACGATTCCAGGGTTGGCCGTGTCACGGAGGAGAGCGAACTCAAATCAGATACCTTCACGTACGAAGGGGCAAAAAGCAGACAATATATAATAGGAAAAATAGATAGGGGCGAGGAGAGACTCAATTGGTGTCGAGTGAAAGTCGCATGCTCGAAGTCTAACGGAGGGATCTAA